A section of the Mastomys coucha isolate ucsf_1 unplaced genomic scaffold, UCSF_Mcou_1 pScaffold15, whole genome shotgun sequence genome encodes:
- the Slc25a25 gene encoding calcium-binding mitochondrial carrier protein SCaMC-2 isoform X8, with translation MLCLCLYVPIAGEAQTEFQYFESKGLPAELKSIFKLSVFIPSQEFSTYRQWKQKIVQAGDKDLDGQLDFEEFVHYLQDHEKKLRLVFKSLDKKNDGRIDAQEIMQSLRDLGVKISEQQAEKILKSMDKNGTMTIDWNEWRDYHLLHPVENIPEIILYWKHSTIFDVGENLTVPDEFTVEERQTGMWWRHLVAGGGAGAVSRTCTAPLDRLKVLMQVHASRSNNMCIIGGFTQMIREGGAKSLWRGNGINVLKIAPESAIKFMAYEQMKRLVGSDQETLRIHERLVAGSLAGAIAQSSIYPMEVLKTRMALRKTGQYSGMLDCARRILAKEGVAAFYKGYIPNMLGIIPYAGIDLAVYETLKNTWLQRYAVNSADPGVFVLLACGTISSTCGQLASYPLALVRTRMQAQASIEGAPEVTMSSLFKQILRTEGAFGLYRGLAPNFMKVIPAVSISYVVYENLKITLGVQSR, from the exons ATGCTCTGCCTGTGCCTGTATGTGCCCATCGCCGGGGAGGCTCAAACTGAGTTCCAATACTTTGAGTCTAAGGGGCTTCCTGCCGAGCTGAAATCTATCTTCAAACTCAGTGTCTTTATCCCCTCTCAAGAGTTCTCCACCTACCGCCAATGGAAGCAG AAAATTGTGCAAGCAGGTGACAAGGACCTTGATGGGCAACTGGACTTTGAAGAGTTTGTACATTACCTCCAAGATCATGAGAAAAAACTGAGACTGGTGTTCAAGAGTCTGGATAAAAAGAATGATG GACGAATCGATGCTCAGGAGATCATGCAGTCCCTGCGGGACCTGGGTGTCAAGATCTCTGAGCAGCAGGCAGAGAAGATTCTTAAGAG TATGGATAAGAATGGCACGATGACTATTGACTGGAACGAGTGGAGGGACTACCACCTTCTGCACCCTGTGGAGAACATCCCAGAGATCATCCTGTACTGGAAGCACTCGACG ATCTTCGATGTCGGTGAGAATCTGACAGTCCCAGATGAGTTCACGGTGGAGGAGAGGCAGACGGGGATGTGGTGGAGGCACCTAGTGGCAGGAGGTGGGGCAGGCGCAGTTTCCAGAACCTGCACTGCCCCCCTGGACAGACTGAAGGTGCTCATGCAG GTCCATGCCTCCCGCAGCAACAACATGTGCATCATAGGTGGATTTACACAGATGATTCGAGAAGGGGGAGCCAAGTCACTCTGGCGGGGCAATGGCATCAATGTCCTCAAAATCGCCCCTGAGTCGGCCATCAAATTCATGGCATATGAGCAG aTGAAACGCCTTGTTGGCAGTGATCAGGAGACGCTGAGGATCCACGAGCGACTTGTGGCAGGCTCCCTGGCTGGGGCCATTGCTCAGAGTAGTATCTACCCAATGGAG GTTCTGAAGACCCGAATGGCCCTGCGGAAAACGGGCCAGTATTCCGGCATGCTGGACTGTGCCAGGAGAATCTTGGCTAAAGAGGGTGTAGCTGCCTTCTACAAAGGCTACATCCCCAACATGCTGGGAATCATCCCCTATGCTGGCATCGACCTAGCTGTCTATGAG ACATTGAAGAATACCTGGCTACAGCGCTACGCAGTAAACAGCGCAGACCCTGGCGTGTTTGTTCTTCTGGCTTGTGGCACCATCTCCAGTACCTGTGGCCAGCTGGCCAGCTACCCACTAGCTCTGGTCAGGACCCGGATGCAGGCACAAG CCTCCATTGAGGGCGCACCTGAGGTAACCATGAGCAGCCTCTTCAAACAGATTCTACGGACTGAGGGGGCCTTTGGGCTATACCGGGGGCTGGCCCCCAACTTCATGAAGGTGATTCCAGCTGTGAGCATCAGCTACGTGGTCTATGAGAACCTGAAGATCACCCTGGGCGTACAGTCTCGGTGA
- the Slc25a25 gene encoding calcium-binding mitochondrial carrier protein SCaMC-2 isoform X6, which translates to MLCLCLYVPIAGEAQTEFQYFESKGLPAELKSIFKLSVFIPSQEFSTYRQWKQKIVQAGDKDLDGQLDFEEFVHYLQDHEKKLRLVFKSLDKKNDGRIDAQEIMQSLRDLGVKISEQQAEKILKRIRTGHFWGPVTYMDKNGTMTIDWNEWRDYHLLHPVENIPEIILYWKHSTIFDVGENLTVPDEFTVEERQTGMWWRHLVAGGGAGAVSRTCTAPLDRLKVLMQVHASRSNNMCIIGGFTQMIREGGAKSLWRGNGINVLKIAPESAIKFMAYEQMKRLVGSDQETLRIHERLVAGSLAGAIAQSSIYPMEVLKTRMALRKTGQYSGMLDCARRILAKEGVAAFYKGYIPNMLGIIPYAGIDLAVYETLKNTWLQRYAVNSADPGVFVLLACGTISSTCGQLASYPLALVRTRMQAQASIEGAPEVTMSSLFKQILRTEGAFGLYRGLAPNFMKVIPAVSISYVVYENLKITLGVQSR; encoded by the exons ATGCTCTGCCTGTGCCTGTATGTGCCCATCGCCGGGGAGGCTCAAACTGAGTTCCAATACTTTGAGTCTAAGGGGCTTCCTGCCGAGCTGAAATCTATCTTCAAACTCAGTGTCTTTATCCCCTCTCAAGAGTTCTCCACCTACCGCCAATGGAAGCAG AAAATTGTGCAAGCAGGTGACAAGGACCTTGATGGGCAACTGGACTTTGAAGAGTTTGTACATTACCTCCAAGATCATGAGAAAAAACTGAGACTGGTGTTCAAGAGTCTGGATAAAAAGAATGATG GACGAATCGATGCTCAGGAGATCATGCAGTCCCTGCGGGACCTGGGTGTCAAGATCTCTGAGCAGCAGGCAGAGAAGATTCTTAAGAG aaTACGGACGGGCCACTTCTGGGGCCCTGTCACCTA TATGGATAAGAATGGCACGATGACTATTGACTGGAACGAGTGGAGGGACTACCACCTTCTGCACCCTGTGGAGAACATCCCAGAGATCATCCTGTACTGGAAGCACTCGACG ATCTTCGATGTCGGTGAGAATCTGACAGTCCCAGATGAGTTCACGGTGGAGGAGAGGCAGACGGGGATGTGGTGGAGGCACCTAGTGGCAGGAGGTGGGGCAGGCGCAGTTTCCAGAACCTGCACTGCCCCCCTGGACAGACTGAAGGTGCTCATGCAG GTCCATGCCTCCCGCAGCAACAACATGTGCATCATAGGTGGATTTACACAGATGATTCGAGAAGGGGGAGCCAAGTCACTCTGGCGGGGCAATGGCATCAATGTCCTCAAAATCGCCCCTGAGTCGGCCATCAAATTCATGGCATATGAGCAG aTGAAACGCCTTGTTGGCAGTGATCAGGAGACGCTGAGGATCCACGAGCGACTTGTGGCAGGCTCCCTGGCTGGGGCCATTGCTCAGAGTAGTATCTACCCAATGGAG GTTCTGAAGACCCGAATGGCCCTGCGGAAAACGGGCCAGTATTCCGGCATGCTGGACTGTGCCAGGAGAATCTTGGCTAAAGAGGGTGTAGCTGCCTTCTACAAAGGCTACATCCCCAACATGCTGGGAATCATCCCCTATGCTGGCATCGACCTAGCTGTCTATGAG ACATTGAAGAATACCTGGCTACAGCGCTACGCAGTAAACAGCGCAGACCCTGGCGTGTTTGTTCTTCTGGCTTGTGGCACCATCTCCAGTACCTGTGGCCAGCTGGCCAGCTACCCACTAGCTCTGGTCAGGACCCGGATGCAGGCACAAG CCTCCATTGAGGGCGCACCTGAGGTAACCATGAGCAGCCTCTTCAAACAGATTCTACGGACTGAGGGGGCCTTTGGGCTATACCGGGGGCTGGCCCCCAACTTCATGAAGGTGATTCCAGCTGTGAGCATCAGCTACGTGGTCTATGAGAACCTGAAGATCACCCTGGGCGTACAGTCTCGGTGA
- the Slc25a25 gene encoding calcium-binding mitochondrial carrier protein SCaMC-2 isoform X3: MLQMLWHFLSSFLPRAECQDSREGIDHGVRGTQAPARGDQMSTFLGKQNGRAEATEKRPTILLVVGPAEQFPKKIVQAGDKDLDGQLDFEEFVHYLQDHEKKLRLVFKSLDKKNDGRIDAQEIMQSLRDLGVKISEQQAEKILKRIRTGHFWGPVTYMDKNGTMTIDWNEWRDYHLLHPVENIPEIILYWKHSTIFDVGENLTVPDEFTVEERQTGMWWRHLVAGGGAGAVSRTCTAPLDRLKVLMQVHASRSNNMCIIGGFTQMIREGGAKSLWRGNGINVLKIAPESAIKFMAYEQMKRLVGSDQETLRIHERLVAGSLAGAIAQSSIYPMEVLKTRMALRKTGQYSGMLDCARRILAKEGVAAFYKGYIPNMLGIIPYAGIDLAVYETLKNTWLQRYAVNSADPGVFVLLACGTISSTCGQLASYPLALVRTRMQAQASIEGAPEVTMSSLFKQILRTEGAFGLYRGLAPNFMKVIPAVSISYVVYENLKITLGVQSR; encoded by the exons ATGCTACAGATGCTGTGGCACTTTCTGTCTAGCTTTCTCCCTAGAGCTGAGTGCCAGGACTCCAGAGAGGGCATCGATCATGGAGTCAGAGGCACTCAGGCCCCTGCTCGGGGAGACCAGATGTCCACCTTTTTGGGGAAACAAAACGGAAGGGCTGAGGCCACGGAAAAGAGACCCACCATCTTGCTGGTGGTCGGACCTGCAGAACAGTTTCCTAAG AAAATTGTGCAAGCAGGTGACAAGGACCTTGATGGGCAACTGGACTTTGAAGAGTTTGTACATTACCTCCAAGATCATGAGAAAAAACTGAGACTGGTGTTCAAGAGTCTGGATAAAAAGAATGATG GACGAATCGATGCTCAGGAGATCATGCAGTCCCTGCGGGACCTGGGTGTCAAGATCTCTGAGCAGCAGGCAGAGAAGATTCTTAAGAG aaTACGGACGGGCCACTTCTGGGGCCCTGTCACCTA TATGGATAAGAATGGCACGATGACTATTGACTGGAACGAGTGGAGGGACTACCACCTTCTGCACCCTGTGGAGAACATCCCAGAGATCATCCTGTACTGGAAGCACTCGACG ATCTTCGATGTCGGTGAGAATCTGACAGTCCCAGATGAGTTCACGGTGGAGGAGAGGCAGACGGGGATGTGGTGGAGGCACCTAGTGGCAGGAGGTGGGGCAGGCGCAGTTTCCAGAACCTGCACTGCCCCCCTGGACAGACTGAAGGTGCTCATGCAG GTCCATGCCTCCCGCAGCAACAACATGTGCATCATAGGTGGATTTACACAGATGATTCGAGAAGGGGGAGCCAAGTCACTCTGGCGGGGCAATGGCATCAATGTCCTCAAAATCGCCCCTGAGTCGGCCATCAAATTCATGGCATATGAGCAG aTGAAACGCCTTGTTGGCAGTGATCAGGAGACGCTGAGGATCCACGAGCGACTTGTGGCAGGCTCCCTGGCTGGGGCCATTGCTCAGAGTAGTATCTACCCAATGGAG GTTCTGAAGACCCGAATGGCCCTGCGGAAAACGGGCCAGTATTCCGGCATGCTGGACTGTGCCAGGAGAATCTTGGCTAAAGAGGGTGTAGCTGCCTTCTACAAAGGCTACATCCCCAACATGCTGGGAATCATCCCCTATGCTGGCATCGACCTAGCTGTCTATGAG ACATTGAAGAATACCTGGCTACAGCGCTACGCAGTAAACAGCGCAGACCCTGGCGTGTTTGTTCTTCTGGCTTGTGGCACCATCTCCAGTACCTGTGGCCAGCTGGCCAGCTACCCACTAGCTCTGGTCAGGACCCGGATGCAGGCACAAG CCTCCATTGAGGGCGCACCTGAGGTAACCATGAGCAGCCTCTTCAAACAGATTCTACGGACTGAGGGGGCCTTTGGGCTATACCGGGGGCTGGCCCCCAACTTCATGAAGGTGATTCCAGCTGTGAGCATCAGCTACGTGGTCTATGAGAACCTGAAGATCACCCTGGGCGTACAGTCTCGGTGA
- the Slc25a25 gene encoding calcium-binding mitochondrial carrier protein SCaMC-2 isoform X5, translating to MQTRCSVLGLRIERGRLNDWEPKLFPSPGEVYLDIIFALQKEQKRSQVFDPPPAEKIVQAGDKDLDGQLDFEEFVHYLQDHEKKLRLVFKSLDKKNDGRIDAQEIMQSLRDLGVKISEQQAEKILKRIRTGHFWGPVTYMDKNGTMTIDWNEWRDYHLLHPVENIPEIILYWKHSTIFDVGENLTVPDEFTVEERQTGMWWRHLVAGGGAGAVSRTCTAPLDRLKVLMQVHASRSNNMCIIGGFTQMIREGGAKSLWRGNGINVLKIAPESAIKFMAYEQMKRLVGSDQETLRIHERLVAGSLAGAIAQSSIYPMEVLKTRMALRKTGQYSGMLDCARRILAKEGVAAFYKGYIPNMLGIIPYAGIDLAVYETLKNTWLQRYAVNSADPGVFVLLACGTISSTCGQLASYPLALVRTRMQAQASIEGAPEVTMSSLFKQILRTEGAFGLYRGLAPNFMKVIPAVSISYVVYENLKITLGVQSR from the exons ATGCAGACTAGATGCTCTGTCCTAGGTTTACGGATTGAGCGAGGACGGCTGAATGACTGGGAGCCCAAGTTGTTTCCGTCTCCGGGAGAGGTCTATCTGgatattatttttgctttacaaaaagaacaaaaaaggagCCAGGTCTTTGATCCCCCGCCTGCTGAA AAAATTGTGCAAGCAGGTGACAAGGACCTTGATGGGCAACTGGACTTTGAAGAGTTTGTACATTACCTCCAAGATCATGAGAAAAAACTGAGACTGGTGTTCAAGAGTCTGGATAAAAAGAATGATG GACGAATCGATGCTCAGGAGATCATGCAGTCCCTGCGGGACCTGGGTGTCAAGATCTCTGAGCAGCAGGCAGAGAAGATTCTTAAGAG aaTACGGACGGGCCACTTCTGGGGCCCTGTCACCTA TATGGATAAGAATGGCACGATGACTATTGACTGGAACGAGTGGAGGGACTACCACCTTCTGCACCCTGTGGAGAACATCCCAGAGATCATCCTGTACTGGAAGCACTCGACG ATCTTCGATGTCGGTGAGAATCTGACAGTCCCAGATGAGTTCACGGTGGAGGAGAGGCAGACGGGGATGTGGTGGAGGCACCTAGTGGCAGGAGGTGGGGCAGGCGCAGTTTCCAGAACCTGCACTGCCCCCCTGGACAGACTGAAGGTGCTCATGCAG GTCCATGCCTCCCGCAGCAACAACATGTGCATCATAGGTGGATTTACACAGATGATTCGAGAAGGGGGAGCCAAGTCACTCTGGCGGGGCAATGGCATCAATGTCCTCAAAATCGCCCCTGAGTCGGCCATCAAATTCATGGCATATGAGCAG aTGAAACGCCTTGTTGGCAGTGATCAGGAGACGCTGAGGATCCACGAGCGACTTGTGGCAGGCTCCCTGGCTGGGGCCATTGCTCAGAGTAGTATCTACCCAATGGAG GTTCTGAAGACCCGAATGGCCCTGCGGAAAACGGGCCAGTATTCCGGCATGCTGGACTGTGCCAGGAGAATCTTGGCTAAAGAGGGTGTAGCTGCCTTCTACAAAGGCTACATCCCCAACATGCTGGGAATCATCCCCTATGCTGGCATCGACCTAGCTGTCTATGAG ACATTGAAGAATACCTGGCTACAGCGCTACGCAGTAAACAGCGCAGACCCTGGCGTGTTTGTTCTTCTGGCTTGTGGCACCATCTCCAGTACCTGTGGCCAGCTGGCCAGCTACCCACTAGCTCTGGTCAGGACCCGGATGCAGGCACAAG CCTCCATTGAGGGCGCACCTGAGGTAACCATGAGCAGCCTCTTCAAACAGATTCTACGGACTGAGGGGGCCTTTGGGCTATACCGGGGGCTGGCCCCCAACTTCATGAAGGTGATTCCAGCTGTGAGCATCAGCTACGTGGTCTATGAGAACCTGAAGATCACCCTGGGCGTACAGTCTCGGTGA
- the Slc25a25 gene encoding calcium-binding mitochondrial carrier protein SCaMC-2 isoform X4 produces MLQMLWHFLSSFLPRAECQDSREGIDHGVRGTQAPARGDQMSTFLGKQNGRAEATEKRPTILLVVGPAEQFPKKIVQAGDKDLDGQLDFEEFVHYLQDHEKKLRLVFKSLDKKNDGRIDAQEIMQSLRDLGVKISEQQAEKILKSMDKNGTMTIDWNEWRDYHLLHPVENIPEIILYWKHSTIFDVGENLTVPDEFTVEERQTGMWWRHLVAGGGAGAVSRTCTAPLDRLKVLMQVHASRSNNMCIIGGFTQMIREGGAKSLWRGNGINVLKIAPESAIKFMAYEQMKRLVGSDQETLRIHERLVAGSLAGAIAQSSIYPMEVLKTRMALRKTGQYSGMLDCARRILAKEGVAAFYKGYIPNMLGIIPYAGIDLAVYETLKNTWLQRYAVNSADPGVFVLLACGTISSTCGQLASYPLALVRTRMQAQASIEGAPEVTMSSLFKQILRTEGAFGLYRGLAPNFMKVIPAVSISYVVYENLKITLGVQSR; encoded by the exons ATGCTACAGATGCTGTGGCACTTTCTGTCTAGCTTTCTCCCTAGAGCTGAGTGCCAGGACTCCAGAGAGGGCATCGATCATGGAGTCAGAGGCACTCAGGCCCCTGCTCGGGGAGACCAGATGTCCACCTTTTTGGGGAAACAAAACGGAAGGGCTGAGGCCACGGAAAAGAGACCCACCATCTTGCTGGTGGTCGGACCTGCAGAACAGTTTCCTAAG AAAATTGTGCAAGCAGGTGACAAGGACCTTGATGGGCAACTGGACTTTGAAGAGTTTGTACATTACCTCCAAGATCATGAGAAAAAACTGAGACTGGTGTTCAAGAGTCTGGATAAAAAGAATGATG GACGAATCGATGCTCAGGAGATCATGCAGTCCCTGCGGGACCTGGGTGTCAAGATCTCTGAGCAGCAGGCAGAGAAGATTCTTAAGAG TATGGATAAGAATGGCACGATGACTATTGACTGGAACGAGTGGAGGGACTACCACCTTCTGCACCCTGTGGAGAACATCCCAGAGATCATCCTGTACTGGAAGCACTCGACG ATCTTCGATGTCGGTGAGAATCTGACAGTCCCAGATGAGTTCACGGTGGAGGAGAGGCAGACGGGGATGTGGTGGAGGCACCTAGTGGCAGGAGGTGGGGCAGGCGCAGTTTCCAGAACCTGCACTGCCCCCCTGGACAGACTGAAGGTGCTCATGCAG GTCCATGCCTCCCGCAGCAACAACATGTGCATCATAGGTGGATTTACACAGATGATTCGAGAAGGGGGAGCCAAGTCACTCTGGCGGGGCAATGGCATCAATGTCCTCAAAATCGCCCCTGAGTCGGCCATCAAATTCATGGCATATGAGCAG aTGAAACGCCTTGTTGGCAGTGATCAGGAGACGCTGAGGATCCACGAGCGACTTGTGGCAGGCTCCCTGGCTGGGGCCATTGCTCAGAGTAGTATCTACCCAATGGAG GTTCTGAAGACCCGAATGGCCCTGCGGAAAACGGGCCAGTATTCCGGCATGCTGGACTGTGCCAGGAGAATCTTGGCTAAAGAGGGTGTAGCTGCCTTCTACAAAGGCTACATCCCCAACATGCTGGGAATCATCCCCTATGCTGGCATCGACCTAGCTGTCTATGAG ACATTGAAGAATACCTGGCTACAGCGCTACGCAGTAAACAGCGCAGACCCTGGCGTGTTTGTTCTTCTGGCTTGTGGCACCATCTCCAGTACCTGTGGCCAGCTGGCCAGCTACCCACTAGCTCTGGTCAGGACCCGGATGCAGGCACAAG CCTCCATTGAGGGCGCACCTGAGGTAACCATGAGCAGCCTCTTCAAACAGATTCTACGGACTGAGGGGGCCTTTGGGCTATACCGGGGGCTGGCCCCCAACTTCATGAAGGTGATTCCAGCTGTGAGCATCAGCTACGTGGTCTATGAGAACCTGAAGATCACCCTGGGCGTACAGTCTCGGTGA
- the Slc25a25 gene encoding calcium-binding mitochondrial carrier protein SCaMC-2 isoform X7: protein MQTRCSVLGLRIERGRLNDWEPKLFPSPGEVYLDIIFALQKEQKRSQVFDPPPAEKIVQAGDKDLDGQLDFEEFVHYLQDHEKKLRLVFKSLDKKNDGRIDAQEIMQSLRDLGVKISEQQAEKILKSMDKNGTMTIDWNEWRDYHLLHPVENIPEIILYWKHSTIFDVGENLTVPDEFTVEERQTGMWWRHLVAGGGAGAVSRTCTAPLDRLKVLMQVHASRSNNMCIIGGFTQMIREGGAKSLWRGNGINVLKIAPESAIKFMAYEQMKRLVGSDQETLRIHERLVAGSLAGAIAQSSIYPMEVLKTRMALRKTGQYSGMLDCARRILAKEGVAAFYKGYIPNMLGIIPYAGIDLAVYETLKNTWLQRYAVNSADPGVFVLLACGTISSTCGQLASYPLALVRTRMQAQASIEGAPEVTMSSLFKQILRTEGAFGLYRGLAPNFMKVIPAVSISYVVYENLKITLGVQSR from the exons ATGCAGACTAGATGCTCTGTCCTAGGTTTACGGATTGAGCGAGGACGGCTGAATGACTGGGAGCCCAAGTTGTTTCCGTCTCCGGGAGAGGTCTATCTGgatattatttttgctttacaaaaagaacaaaaaaggagCCAGGTCTTTGATCCCCCGCCTGCTGAA AAAATTGTGCAAGCAGGTGACAAGGACCTTGATGGGCAACTGGACTTTGAAGAGTTTGTACATTACCTCCAAGATCATGAGAAAAAACTGAGACTGGTGTTCAAGAGTCTGGATAAAAAGAATGATG GACGAATCGATGCTCAGGAGATCATGCAGTCCCTGCGGGACCTGGGTGTCAAGATCTCTGAGCAGCAGGCAGAGAAGATTCTTAAGAG TATGGATAAGAATGGCACGATGACTATTGACTGGAACGAGTGGAGGGACTACCACCTTCTGCACCCTGTGGAGAACATCCCAGAGATCATCCTGTACTGGAAGCACTCGACG ATCTTCGATGTCGGTGAGAATCTGACAGTCCCAGATGAGTTCACGGTGGAGGAGAGGCAGACGGGGATGTGGTGGAGGCACCTAGTGGCAGGAGGTGGGGCAGGCGCAGTTTCCAGAACCTGCACTGCCCCCCTGGACAGACTGAAGGTGCTCATGCAG GTCCATGCCTCCCGCAGCAACAACATGTGCATCATAGGTGGATTTACACAGATGATTCGAGAAGGGGGAGCCAAGTCACTCTGGCGGGGCAATGGCATCAATGTCCTCAAAATCGCCCCTGAGTCGGCCATCAAATTCATGGCATATGAGCAG aTGAAACGCCTTGTTGGCAGTGATCAGGAGACGCTGAGGATCCACGAGCGACTTGTGGCAGGCTCCCTGGCTGGGGCCATTGCTCAGAGTAGTATCTACCCAATGGAG GTTCTGAAGACCCGAATGGCCCTGCGGAAAACGGGCCAGTATTCCGGCATGCTGGACTGTGCCAGGAGAATCTTGGCTAAAGAGGGTGTAGCTGCCTTCTACAAAGGCTACATCCCCAACATGCTGGGAATCATCCCCTATGCTGGCATCGACCTAGCTGTCTATGAG ACATTGAAGAATACCTGGCTACAGCGCTACGCAGTAAACAGCGCAGACCCTGGCGTGTTTGTTCTTCTGGCTTGTGGCACCATCTCCAGTACCTGTGGCCAGCTGGCCAGCTACCCACTAGCTCTGGTCAGGACCCGGATGCAGGCACAAG CCTCCATTGAGGGCGCACCTGAGGTAACCATGAGCAGCCTCTTCAAACAGATTCTACGGACTGAGGGGGCCTTTGGGCTATACCGGGGGCTGGCCCCCAACTTCATGAAGGTGATTCCAGCTGTGAGCATCAGCTACGTGGTCTATGAGAACCTGAAGATCACCCTGGGCGTACAGTCTCGGTGA